In a single window of the Zea mays cultivar B73 chromosome 5, Zm-B73-REFERENCE-NAM-5.0, whole genome shotgun sequence genome:
- the LOC100193206 gene encoding Probable histone deacetylase 19: MDPSSSGSGGNSLPSVGPDGQKRRVCYYYDPDVGNYYYGQGHPMKPHRIRMTHSLLARYGLLNQMHVYRPSLASQRDLCRFHADDYIKFLRSVTPDTQQEQTRLLKRFNVGEDCPVFDGLYSFCQTYAGASVGGAFRLNHGHDIAINWSGGLHHAKKSEASGYCYVNDIVLAILELLKYHERVLYVDIDIHHGDGVEEAFYTTDRVMTVSFHKFGDYFPGTGDIRDIGHSKGKYYSLNAPLDDGIDDESYQSLFKPIMSKVMEVFRPGAVVLQCGADSLSGDRLGCFNLSIRGHAECVRYMRSFNVPLLLLGGGGYTIRNVARCWCYETGVALGQELEDKMPANEYYGYFAPYYTLHVTPSNMENKNTRHQLDDIRSKLLDNLRKLQHAPSVQFQERVPDTEVPDPDKDQDDPDERHDPDSDTEVDDNKAVEASARRSILGMKVKREFGENDTKVQVGMEVKREFGGENDTKVQVGMKVKRKFGENDTKVQDGGRVASEHRVLEPKAEDNGFSIQAPHVCARAMAVDEPSNVKNEPEGN, translated from the exons ATGGACCCGTCCTCGTCGGGCTCCGGCGGCAACTCCCTCCCGTCCGTTGGCCCCGACGGACAGAAGCGGCGCGTGTGCTACTACTACGACCCGGATGTGGGCAACTACTACTACGGGCAGGGCCATCCGATGAAGCCGCACCGCATCCGGATGACGCACTCGCTGCTGGCGCGCTACGGCCTCCTCAACCAGATGCATGTGTACCGCCCCAGCCTGGCCAGCCAACGCGACCTCTGTCGCTTCCACGCCGACGACTACATCAAATTCCTGCGCTCCGTCACGCCCGACACGCAGCAGGAGCAGACCCGCCTGCTCAAGCGCTTCAACGTCGGCGAGGACTGCCCCGTCTTCGACGGCCTCTACAGCTTCTGCCAGACCTACGCGGGCGCCTCAGTCGGCGGGGCCTTCAGGCTCAACCACGGCCACGACATTGCAATCAACTGGTCGGGCGGCCTGCACCACGCCAAGAAGTCCGAGGCGTCGGGCTACTGCTACGTCAACGACATCGTGCTCGCCATACTCGAGCTGCTCAAGTACCACGAG AGAGTTCTGTATGTCGACATCGATATCCATCATGGGGATGGAGTGGAGGAGGCTTTCTACACAACAGACAGGGTTATGACCGTCTCGTTCCACAAGTTTGGGGACTATTTCCCAGGAACAGGGGATATCCGTGACATTGGGCATTCAAAGGGGAAGTACTACTCCCTGAATGCCCCTCTAGATGATGGGATTGATGATGAAAGTTACCAGTCCCTTTTCAAGCCAATCATGAGCAAAGTTATGGAGGTTTTCCGACCTGGCGCAGTTGTGCTTCAGTGTGGTGCTGATTCCTTATCTGGGGATAGGTTGGGCTGCTTCAACCTCTCAATCAGAGGTCATGCAGAATGTGTTAGGTACATGAGGTCTTTCAACGTACCATTGTTGCTCCTTGGTGGGGGTGGATATACCATAAGAAATGTTGCACGCTGTTGGTGCTATGAG ACGGGAGTTGCTCTTGGCCAAGAGCTTGAAGATAAGATGCCTGCCAATGAGTATTATGGATACTTTGCTCCATATTACACTCTTCATGTCACACCAAGTAACATGGAGAACAAAAATACACGACACCAACTGGATGATATAAGATCAAAACTTCTTGATAATCTTAGAAAACTTCAACATGCTCCTAGTGTCCAGTTTCAAGAGAGAGTTCCTGATACAGAAGTACCTGAT CCAGACAAAGATCAAGATGATCCAGATGAACGGCATGATCCTGACTCTGATACGGAAGTGGATGATAACAAGGCTGTGGAAGCGTCAGCGAG GAGGAGCATTCTAGGTATGAAAGTTAAGAGAGAATTTGGTGAAAATGATACCAAAGTACAGGTAGGTATGGAAGTTAAGAGAGAATTTGGTGGTGAAAATGATACCAAAGTACAGGTAGGTATGAAAGTTAAGAGAAAATTTGGTGAAAATGATACCAAAGTACAG GATGGTGGCAGAGTTGCATCTGAACATAGAGTACTGGAACCCAAGGCAGAAGACAATGGTTTCTCCATTCAAGCTCCT CATGTGTGTGCCAGGGCAATGGCTGTCGATGAGCCGAGCAATGTTAAGAATGAACCTGAGGGCAACTAA
- the LOC100193206 gene encoding probable histone deacetylase 19 isoform X1: MDPSSSGSGGNSLPSVGPDGQKRRVCYYYDPDVGNYYYGQGHPMKPHRIRMTHSLLARYGLLNQMHVYRPSLASQRDLCRFHADDYIKFLRSVTPDTQQEQTRLLKRFNVGEDCPVFDGLYSFCQTYAGASVGGAFRLNHGHDIAINWSGGLHHAKKSEASGYCYVNDIVLAILELLKYHERVLYVDIDIHHGDGVEEAFYTTDRVMTVSFHKFGDYFPGTGDIRDIGHSKGKYYSLNAPLDDGIDDESYQSLFKPIMSKVMEVFRPGAVVLQCGADSLSGDRLGCFNLSIRGHAECVRYMRSFNVPLLLLGGGGYTIRNVARCWCYETGVALGQELEDKMPANEYYGYFAPYYTLHVTPSNMENKNTRHQLDDIRSKLLDNLRKLQHAPSVQFQERVPDTEVPDPDKDQDDPDERHDPDSDTEVDDNKAVEASARRSILGMKVKREFGENDTKVQDGGRVASEHRVLEPKAEDNGFSIQAPHVCARAMAVDEPSNVKNEPEGN, encoded by the exons ATGGACCCGTCCTCGTCGGGCTCCGGCGGCAACTCCCTCCCGTCCGTTGGCCCCGACGGACAGAAGCGGCGCGTGTGCTACTACTACGACCCGGATGTGGGCAACTACTACTACGGGCAGGGCCATCCGATGAAGCCGCACCGCATCCGGATGACGCACTCGCTGCTGGCGCGCTACGGCCTCCTCAACCAGATGCATGTGTACCGCCCCAGCCTGGCCAGCCAACGCGACCTCTGTCGCTTCCACGCCGACGACTACATCAAATTCCTGCGCTCCGTCACGCCCGACACGCAGCAGGAGCAGACCCGCCTGCTCAAGCGCTTCAACGTCGGCGAGGACTGCCCCGTCTTCGACGGCCTCTACAGCTTCTGCCAGACCTACGCGGGCGCCTCAGTCGGCGGGGCCTTCAGGCTCAACCACGGCCACGACATTGCAATCAACTGGTCGGGCGGCCTGCACCACGCCAAGAAGTCCGAGGCGTCGGGCTACTGCTACGTCAACGACATCGTGCTCGCCATACTCGAGCTGCTCAAGTACCACGAG AGAGTTCTGTATGTCGACATCGATATCCATCATGGGGATGGAGTGGAGGAGGCTTTCTACACAACAGACAGGGTTATGACCGTCTCGTTCCACAAGTTTGGGGACTATTTCCCAGGAACAGGGGATATCCGTGACATTGGGCATTCAAAGGGGAAGTACTACTCCCTGAATGCCCCTCTAGATGATGGGATTGATGATGAAAGTTACCAGTCCCTTTTCAAGCCAATCATGAGCAAAGTTATGGAGGTTTTCCGACCTGGCGCAGTTGTGCTTCAGTGTGGTGCTGATTCCTTATCTGGGGATAGGTTGGGCTGCTTCAACCTCTCAATCAGAGGTCATGCAGAATGTGTTAGGTACATGAGGTCTTTCAACGTACCATTGTTGCTCCTTGGTGGGGGTGGATATACCATAAGAAATGTTGCACGCTGTTGGTGCTATGAG ACGGGAGTTGCTCTTGGCCAAGAGCTTGAAGATAAGATGCCTGCCAATGAGTATTATGGATACTTTGCTCCATATTACACTCTTCATGTCACACCAAGTAACATGGAGAACAAAAATACACGACACCAACTGGATGATATAAGATCAAAACTTCTTGATAATCTTAGAAAACTTCAACATGCTCCTAGTGTCCAGTTTCAAGAGAGAGTTCCTGATACAGAAGTACCTGAT CCAGACAAAGATCAAGATGATCCAGATGAACGGCATGATCCTGACTCTGATACGGAAGTGGATGATAACAAGGCTGTGGAAGCGTCAGCGAG GAGGAGCATTCTAGGTATGAAAGTTAAGAGAGAATTTGGTGAAAATGATACCAAAGTACAG GATGGTGGCAGAGTTGCATCTGAACATAGAGTACTGGAACCCAAGGCAGAAGACAATGGTTTCTCCATTCAAGCTCCT CATGTGTGTGCCAGGGCAATGGCTGTCGATGAGCCGAGCAATGTTAAGAATGAACCTGAGGGCAACTAA